The window TGACGAGCGAGCAGGCTGAACCAATCGCTGATCCGCAGCGCGTGCCAAAAGCGTGGGCTGTACCACGGATAGGTGTTCATCTTCGACTTCTCCAAAGAAGCCGATTTCACATTGGCTGGCGTGTCGCCCATCGATTCCCTCGTTAAACGCTGGCCGTGTCGGCGAGCGAAGCGACTGCTTGGGACTGCGCACTTGCAGCATCAGCAAGGTCGCGCGCGTGATAACTGCTGCGGACAAACGGCCCGCTCGCCACTTCGGCAAATCCCATCTTGCGGGCTGCATTGCCGAGAAAATCAAACTCTTCCGGCGGCACGTAACGAACCACCGGCAAGTAATGGTCGGCTGCGGTGGCGCTCGGCATCAGATACTGACCGAGCGTGAGCAGATCGCAATTCACGCTCCGCAGATCGGCGAGGACTTCAAAAATCTCTTCCGTCGTTTCGCCGAGGCCGAGCATCAAGCCGCTCTTCGTCTTGATCGTCGGATCGAGTTCCTTGATCCGCTTGAGCAAATGGAGCGTCCAGCGATAGTCCGACTTCGGCCCGCGCACTTTGCGATAAAGTCGCGGCACCGTTTCGGTGTTGTGATTGAAGACTTCAGGCCGGGCCGCAACCACGCGGGCGAGAGCGGCTTCGTTGTTGATGAAATCGGGCGTGAGAACTTCCACGGCAGCGCCGGTCTTTTCGCGGACCGCGAGCACGCACTGATAGAAATGTTCCGCGCCGCCGTCGGCGAGATCATCGCGCGTGACGGAAGTAATCACCACGTGTTTCAAACCCAGTCGCAACGAGGCTTCGGCCAGGCGGGCCGGTTCGTCGCTTTCGACTTGCTGCGTCTTGCCGCGAGCGACTGCGCAGAAGCCGCAGGGCCGGGTGCAGACGTTGCCGAGGATCATGAACGTGGCCGTTTTTTGCGAATAGCACTCCATGCGATTGGGGCACTTCGCGTTATCGCACACGGTCTCGAGCTTCAGCTCTTCGAGCAAGCTTTGCGTCTGATGGTTGAAGTTCCCCTTGGGCACTTCCCGCTTCAGCCAGCGCGGCAAGCGGCGGTCGGCGAGTTGTTCTGGTTGTGGTGCAGCAACCGATCCGCAACCACCCGACGTGCAGTCGTTGGTCGGTTCGCGATAGAGAGGCAATTCACGCAACAGATTCACGAGATGCTGTTCCAGGAAATTCGGGGGCAATTTCAGGTAGGAGCGGATGGCTGGTATGCAGCTGATAGTTGCCGCAGTCGAACGCGGCAGCCAGCTGGGCCACCACGGCGGCTCGGACAGCATCCATTTTAACCGGGATTGCCGTCTCGGACAGGAGAGACGACGGCACCGGCCGGGTGGGGAATTCGAGGGAGTTTTTAGCAGCGGGCTGAGTAGCCGTCAGGTCGCGGTATTCCGCAGCGGGGACAGCTTCGATGCGGCGCATGCTCCGCAGGTCGGGGTCGACATTCAAAAATGCCCCATGCGTCGACACGCCGAACTTGACGGCCACGCCCAGCGCGGCGAGCAAGCCGCTCTTGCCCCACAGACCGAAATGTTTCGGCAGGGTCTGGGTTTGCACATTCAGCGTCTGAAGTGCATCGGCCAAACCGTTTTGCCACCGCCGCAGAAAATCGCCCACGCTCCAGCGATGCCAGCCGAGCTGTGTAATGACATAAATGGCTAGTTGCCCCGGCGCGTGCAACAAACAACCGCCGCCACGAGCGACATAGCGGACCGTCAGCTCGCGCTCGGCGAGCTCAGCGCCGGTGAGTTGCAATTGATCGCGCGAACCGCGGCGACCGATGGTGATCACATTCGGATGTTCGCACATCAGCACCGTCATGCGGCCATCGCCGCGGGTGACGGCGTCATAAGCCAGCCGCTTTTGAGCGGTCAGGCAGTCTTCGTAGTCGACCAATCCCAGGGAGAAAAAATGGGTGGCAAACGGCGGCAGTGCGGGCGCGCGACGCGACATAAGTAGAACATCTGGCGACGGGTAGATAAGCCGAACGAGGAGGGGCGGAGATTAGCAGAGCGTTAAGAATCGAGCGAGGTCAAGAAAGATGGGTTCGCTAGCGTCAGGTCCTTTGCAGAAGGACCCATTGTCGACTTTCGCTCCCGCGAAAGTCCAACGCAGGCGGGGTCGGTTACTGTCGTGTTTGGCAATCGCATGAGTTCTAGGAGAGCGACCTTCCACCGCTACTCTCCGAGGTCCGGAACATCGCGGAGCTCGTTCCTTGGCGCGCGTTGTCCTTCCTCCGTTTAACTTTCGCGGAGCGAAAGTCGACGATGGGTCGTTACCGAAGTGAGCAAAAATTGAACGAGGGGCAGCGATTGACAGCATGTGAACAAACGTATAAAATTGAGCGCCGACGACTATGCCGCGCTCTTTGAAAAGTTGGTGTTATTTGTGACTCGAGCCTCTCGCTTGCAGAAACCAATCGATCGCCGGTTGATGGTCTCCGGCTTTGAATGGTTACTTGTAGTAAGTGGTGCGAGGTGTTGTGAAAGTGTTGTGAGAACTGACTCGCTTTCAGCTCGACTTAATTGCGGCAAGTTGTTTCCAGCCTTGAGTTAGCAGTCTTGAATGTCAAAATTGACCGAAAACGCGCTGTTGTGAAAAACTTGCCTTCGGACAGCCATTTGTGGACGCAACCTTCGGCTGCATCGATGTTTAGGAAGGTTCTCGCTGCGGTGAAAAGGTGTTGTAAAACTTGTACCGTTGTGCGAGCGGCCGCTTTTTGCCCAGAAGCAAGATCCGGCGGGCAGCGGTAACATTGGTTTTGGTACCGCACATCAGCTGCTGCCCCGGCCAAGCAGGATACCCGCCTGTTGGAAACGACCCTGTCTGCGATCGACTGGCAAGCCGCGCTCACGCTCCACGACCGGTGGCTGCGCACGGTGATCCTTGCGCGGTTGCAAGAGCCGCAGGCCGTGGATGATGTGATGCAGGAAGTGGCTTTGGCGGCGGTTCGGCAGGCGGCACCGCTGGCCGATGTGGCGAAGCTGGCGCCGTGGCTGTATCAGCTCGCCGTGCGGCAGTCGCTGTTGTATCGGCGGAAGTGTGGTCGGCGGCGAAAGTTGGTGCAGCGGGCGATGGAGCTCACGCCGGTCGAGACGCGCGAGACGCCGGCTCAGCCGCTGGGTTGGTTGCTGGCGAGTGAACGGCGGGATTTAGTGCGGCGGGCGCTCGATCTGTTGCCCGCGCGCGATGCCCAGATCCTGCTTTTGAAATACACCGAGGATTGGAACTATCACCAGATTGCGGCGCATCTGGGTTGCAGCCATGCTGCCGTGGAAACGCGGCTGCATCGTGCCCGGCAACGGATGCGCGACGCACTGACGAGATTGAATGCGGAGGTGGAATCGTGAACGAACCAAAACCGAACGCAGAAGACATTGACGACGTGGTGCTCGATCGCCTGGTGGATGGCGAGTTGTCGCCAGCCGAATATCGGCGGGTGCTCCTCTCGCTCGAACAACAGCCGGCGGCCTGGCGGAAGTGCGCGCAAGCGTTTCTGCAAGCGCAGGCCTGGCGAGCGGAAATGAACAGTGTGCGGGCCGCGGCAGAAATCAAACCTGTTGCTCCGCCGCAGGCAGAACCCGCGCCGCAAAAGAACATCGCCGGCGATTGGTTGCGAATGTTTCTCGTCGCCGCGGCGAGCTTCCTGGCGGCGTACTTCGTGGTGCAGCAATCCTGGAAAGTTGTCGAACGAACTCAACCGGCGAACAACGTGCCAATTGCGAAAGCGCCGGTCGAACCGACTGCCCCGACACAAGCCGCCGCTCACAACAATCAGCCGCTCGGCAAGGTGCAGCTCGCTGTGAATCGCAACGGTAGTGAAGAGCCGCAGATGATGGATGTAGCCG is drawn from Anatilimnocola floriformis and contains these coding sequences:
- the lipA gene encoding lipoyl synthase — its product is MNLLRELPLYREPTNDCTSGGCGSVAAPQPEQLADRRLPRWLKREVPKGNFNHQTQSLLEELKLETVCDNAKCPNRMECYSQKTATFMILGNVCTRPCGFCAVARGKTQQVESDEPARLAEASLRLGLKHVVITSVTRDDLADGGAEHFYQCVLAVREKTGAAVEVLTPDFINNEAALARVVAARPEVFNHNTETVPRLYRKVRGPKSDYRWTLHLLKRIKELDPTIKTKSGLMLGLGETTEEIFEVLADLRSVNCDLLTLGQYLMPSATAADHYLPVVRYVPPEEFDFLGNAARKMGFAEVASGPFVRSSYHARDLADAASAQSQAVASLADTASV
- a CDS encoding lipoyl(octanoyl) transferase LipB encodes the protein MSRRAPALPPFATHFFSLGLVDYEDCLTAQKRLAYDAVTRGDGRMTVLMCEHPNVITIGRRGSRDQLQLTGAELAERELTVRYVARGGGCLLHAPGQLAIYVITQLGWHRWSVGDFLRRWQNGLADALQTLNVQTQTLPKHFGLWGKSGLLAALGVAVKFGVSTHGAFLNVDPDLRSMRRIEAVPAAEYRDLTATQPAAKNSLEFPTRPVPSSLLSETAIPVKMDAVRAAVVAQLAAAFDCGNYQLHTSHPLLPEIAPEFPGTASRESVA
- a CDS encoding RNA polymerase sigma factor, which encodes METTLSAIDWQAALTLHDRWLRTVILARLQEPQAVDDVMQEVALAAVRQAAPLADVAKLAPWLYQLAVRQSLLYRRKCGRRRKLVQRAMELTPVETRETPAQPLGWLLASERRDLVRRALDLLPARDAQILLLKYTEDWNYHQIAAHLGCSHAAVETRLHRARQRMRDALTRLNAEVES
- a CDS encoding anti-sigma factor family protein — its product is MNEPKPNAEDIDDVVLDRLVDGELSPAEYRRVLLSLEQQPAAWRKCAQAFLQAQAWRAEMNSVRAAAEIKPVAPPQAEPAPQKNIAGDWLRMFLVAAASFLAAYFVVQQSWKVVERTQPANNVPIAKAPVEPTAPTQAAAHNNQPLGKVQLAVNRNGSEEPQMMDVAVYDPETATEIYKSSRPALPDDLLQALTAEGHRIDRQPRLMPIQLDDGRQMMVPVEGYRIVPVNRPSY